A DNA window from Thalassospiraceae bacterium LMO-JJ14 contains the following coding sequences:
- a CDS encoding NAD-dependent succinate-semialdehyde dehydrogenase, with protein sequence MPEYPDVKLYIAGEWRDGKEGRTLPVIDPATEEEIGRLAHATAPDLDDALAAAERGFRVWRETPAFERYKVMRRAADILRERKDEIAWLMTREQGKPLAQSALEVLAGADTVDWIAEEGRRTYGRVIPARADGVTQMTLKLPVGPVAAFSPWNFPVNQIVRKLCSALATGCSIIIKAPEETPASPAELVRAFADAGVPSDVINLVYGVPSEISEYLIPHPVIRKISFTGSTPVGKHLAALAGRHMKRATMELGGHAPVLVFDDADIDKAVATMASFKLRNAGQVCISPTRFLVQDKIADKFLEGFSGALQSARVGNGLDADTDMGPLANERRIPAIEAMINDATSKGARLVSGGERVGNKGYFFQPTVLSDVPIDAEIMNEEPFGPVAVVNRFKSYDDAVQEANRLPYGLAAYAFTESGETADRLGREVESGMLTINHLGLALPEVPFGGIKDSGYGTEGGADVLEAYLETRFVSTQM encoded by the coding sequence ATGCCTGAATACCCTGACGTTAAATTGTACATCGCCGGCGAATGGCGCGACGGCAAAGAAGGCCGCACATTACCGGTCATTGATCCGGCGACGGAAGAGGAAATCGGGCGCCTTGCACACGCAACCGCACCCGATCTGGACGACGCGCTCGCCGCTGCCGAGCGGGGGTTCCGGGTGTGGCGGGAAACGCCGGCGTTTGAACGTTACAAGGTGATGCGCCGCGCCGCGGACATCCTGCGTGAGCGCAAGGACGAAATCGCATGGCTGATGACGCGCGAGCAGGGCAAGCCGCTTGCGCAGTCGGCGCTTGAAGTTCTGGCCGGGGCGGATACCGTCGACTGGATTGCCGAAGAAGGCCGCCGGACCTACGGCCGTGTCATTCCGGCGCGCGCCGACGGCGTGACGCAAATGACGTTGAAGTTGCCGGTTGGCCCGGTCGCAGCCTTCTCACCGTGGAATTTTCCGGTCAACCAAATTGTCCGCAAGCTGTGTTCAGCGCTTGCCACCGGATGTTCGATCATCATCAAGGCCCCTGAGGAAACGCCGGCATCCCCGGCGGAACTGGTCCGTGCTTTTGCCGACGCGGGTGTGCCGTCTGACGTGATTAACCTGGTCTATGGCGTGCCGTCGGAGATTTCCGAATACCTGATCCCGCATCCGGTCATCCGCAAGATATCGTTTACCGGCTCAACGCCCGTCGGCAAGCATCTCGCGGCGCTGGCCGGCCGCCATATGAAGCGGGCGACCATGGAACTGGGCGGCCATGCGCCGGTATTGGTATTTGACGATGCCGACATCGACAAGGCGGTCGCGACGATGGCGTCGTTCAAGCTCCGCAATGCCGGGCAAGTCTGCATTTCGCCGACCCGGTTTCTGGTTCAAGACAAGATCGCGGACAAGTTCCTGGAAGGATTTTCCGGCGCGCTGCAAAGCGCCAGGGTCGGGAACGGCCTTGACGCGGACACGGACATGGGGCCGCTGGCGAACGAGCGCCGCATCCCGGCCATCGAAGCCATGATCAACGACGCCACATCAAAGGGCGCACGTCTGGTGAGCGGCGGCGAGCGGGTCGGCAACAAGGGCTATTTCTTTCAGCCGACGGTACTGAGCGATGTGCCTATCGATGCCGAGATTATGAACGAGGAACCTTTTGGACCGGTGGCGGTGGTCAATCGTTTCAAAAGCTACGACGATGCCGTTCAGGAGGCCAACCGCCTGCCGTACGGTTTGGCGGCGTATGCCTTTACGGAGTCCGGCGAGACGGCCGACCGGCTGGGGCGCGAGGTCGAAAGCGGCATGCTCACGATCAACCATCTTGGGCTGGCACTCCCCGAGGTGCCGTTCGGCGGGATCAAGGACTCCGGCTATGGCACCGAAGGTGGGGCAGACGTGCTGGAAGCTTATCTCGAAACCCGGTTTGTCTCGACGCAGATGTAA